caaactaaatgctaggcttatattaatAACCCtcctgtaccaaactaaatgctaggcttatattaaccctgctgtaccaaactaaatgctaggcttatattaaccccactgtaccaaactaaatgctaggcttatattaaccccgctgtaccaaactaaatgccaggcttatattaaccccgctgtaccaaactaaatgccaggcttatattaaccccgctgtaccaaactaaatgccaggcttatattaaccccgctgtaccaaactaaatgctaggcttatattaacctcgctgtaccaaactaaatgctaggcttatattaaccccgctgtaccaaacttaatgctaggcttatattaaccccgctgtaccaaactaaatgctaggcttatattaaccctgctgtaccaaactaaatgctaggcttatattaaccccgcTGTACctaactaaatgctaggcttatattaaccctgctgtaccaaactaaatgctagggtTATATtaaccccgctgtaccaaactaaatgctaggcttatattaaccctgctgtaccaaactaaatgctaggcttatattaaccccgctgtaccaaactaaatgctaggcttatattaactaaatgctaggcttatattaaccccgatgtaccaaactaaatgctaggcttatattaactAAATGCCAGGCTTATATTAACCGAgttgtaccaaactaaatgctaggcttatattaaccccgctgtaccaaactaaatgctgggCTTATATTAAccctgctgtaccaaactaaatgctaggctggaAGCAAGGGAAAATAATGTGTGAGTTGAGATGACAAGAGATGATTCGGATAGCAACATGAACATGGTATTCTTATCGAGGCGAAGTGATGCGTTTCAGATGGAGCTGTTGCAAGTCATAGGTGTGTCTGTGACAGCCAATACAGCACGGTTTGGAATGCCGCTCGTCccatcagcatccaggatccaaacaacatgtttttcaaaatgaaatacattttgaactaATGTTAGTGTATTGACTACGAAATGAACTGTCATTTTCTAGACTGTACATATTCACATTTGTTATAATTCTGCAGTTCTGGTACTTTTCCAACAAAGTTGTTTGTACCATTTCGACATTCCCACACAGAATCCATCACCTTAGTTATTAAATCCTCTCTTCTAGATTGACCAATCATAAGTGACAACAATAACAGCATcaatcctcctctctcccctgtctcaccTGGTGTTCCTGGGTCTCTTGGCTCTCTCTCACCTGGATGGAGTGTTCACCTGTCACCCAGGGACCCCAAAATAAAGTAATTCTCTTCTCTTTGTGCCTGGCTACAAACTAGCTAGGGAGGGCTATGATGTGGTGACACTGCAGCGCAAAGGGGCCTATGTGCTTGATGTTTATAACTACttattaaccttcatttaacttggcaagtcagttaagaacaaattcttatttacaatgacggcctagcaaactctaacccggacgacgctaggccaattgtgcgccgccctatgggactcccaatcacggccggttgtgatacggcctggaatcaaaccagggtctgtagtgatgcctctagcactgagatgcagtgccttcgaccgCTGCGCCAGTCGGGAGCCCAACTACTAACTCATGCACTGTATGTAATAAACCATTTATGAGAAGTCAACTGCAGAAACTCCCTCTCTACATGGTGGACTGGCAATCCCAAAACAACTGTAGGAAGGACATTCACTGCTCCTCATTTACATCTGTCCGTTCTCTTGAACAGAGCTCCACCTCTATAATACGGAATGACTGGAAGGTGGGGCTCAACCTGAAGGACATAGGGTTGCAGCTGGCAGGCAGCAAAGTGCTGCATCCTCGTACTTCAAGGCAGACAAGTCCTCCTTCACCTTCCACCAGTTTGCCTGCTCTCACTACAGGTCAGGTCATGTCTGAAGGATCAGTTTGTGATCAGTGTAACTCATGCACATAAACTGTATGACAAGATTATTAAAAAACTGAATGTAAATTGACAGTACCTGACGAGGCCTACCAGTGCAATAATAATTCATAGAGAATTTTCACATTTCTTCATAGCTAACAAAAACAACCATCCCTGTCAACACCACCCACCTTCACAGAACCCTGTCAACACCACCCACCTTCACAGAACCCTGTCAACACCACCCACCTTCACAGAACCCTGTCAACACCACCCACATTCACAGTACCCTGTCAACAACACCCACCTTCACAGAACCCTGTCATCACCACCCACCCTCACagtaccatgtcaacaccacccACCCTCACATTAACCTGTCAACAACACCCACCCTCACAGTAACCTGTCAACACCACCCACCCTCACAGTCCCTGTCAACACCACCCACCTTCACAGTACCCTGTCAACACCACCCACATTCACAGTACCCTGTCAACACCACCCACCCTCACAGTACCCTGTCAACACCACCCACCCTCACAGTACCCTGTCAACACCACCCTCCCTCACAGTACCCTGTCAACACCATCCACCCTCACAGTACCCTGTCAACACCACCCGCCCTCATAGTACCCTGTCAACACCACCCACATTCACAGTACCCTGTCAACACCACCCACCCTCACAGTACTCTGTCAACACCATCCACCCTCAAAGTACCATGTCAACCACACCCACCCTCATAGCACCCTGTCAACACCACCCACCCTCATAGTACCCTGTCAACACCACCCACCCTCATAGTACCCTGTCAACACCACCCACCCTCATAGTACCCTGTCAACACCACCCACCCTCATAGTACTCTGTCAACACCATCCACCCTCAAAGTACCATGTCAACCACACCCACCCTCATAGTACCCTGTCAACACCACCCACCCTCACAGTACCCTTGCTCTTTTCCATTTCCTAGATTCCAGTAGACACACCAGCGGGACATAGTTTCTCTCCCAAAGGAGTACACGTCCAACCGCATTGAGCCGTACCAGCAGTTCATTGACACTTATGGAACCCACTACATTCACCTGGTGGACCTTggggggaggatgaagagggtgACTGGAATCCGCACCTGCTTGGCCACCCTGAACCAGGTCTCTGTGTCCCAGGTGCAGACATGTCTTTGTATGGGGTTGTCTGATGGCATGGGGTTGTTAAATGTGTTGAGTGGGCAGTGTTCAAAGGTCTTTAATAATGAAGACAGTATTACAGGTTATGACAAGGGTTTCCTGAGCCACAGCACTGAAGTGACGGGTGGGGATGGCTGGATGGGTGAGGTTTCCATGACCAAACCAGACTCTGAAGGCTTTAAAAAATGGCTGAATAGTCTACAAAGGACCCCAGACATCCTATCCTTCACTGTTCTCCCTCTGCATGACTTGGTTCATGACACTAAGGTGAGAGATAATCTACTAACAGCTATTAGTCAGAATGTGATAGATAATGGCATTGAGAAAAACAAGACAGAACAGACACCTTGTGGGGTGAGTTCTCCCAACCTGTCTCCTGATTGCTGCCCTCTGTTGGTAGGGAGAGGCAGACTGACTGTCTTTGTG
The DNA window shown above is from Salmo salar chromosome ssa13, Ssal_v3.1, whole genome shotgun sequence and carries:
- the LOC106566446 gene encoding perforin-1-like, which gives rise to MNMVFLSRRSDAFQMELLQVIGVSVTANTARNSLLFVPGYKLAREGYDVVTLQRKGAYVLDSSTSIIRNDWKVGLNLKDIGLQLAGSKEYTSNRIEPYQQFIDTYGTHYIHLVDLGGRMKRVTGIRTCLATLNQVSVSQVQTCLCMGLSDGMGLLNVLSGQCSKVFNNEDSITGYDKGFLSHSTEVTGGDGWMGEVSMTKPDSEGFKKWLNSLQRTPDILSFTVLPLHDLVHDTKVRDNLLTAISQNVIDNGIEKNKTEQTPCGVSSPNLSPDCCPLLVGRGRLTVFVDRGFSIRGNGWAEPEGYVKLWRGNQYRPTGVLPMIHFGNETNCKSEGPIEVSESTEVSEPIEVSEPTEVSEPIEVSEPIEVSEPIEVSEPIEVSEPTEVSEPIEVSEPIEVSEPIEVSEPTEVSEPIEVSEPTEVSELTEVSDYHVMPTS